A genomic region of Dactylococcopsis salina PCC 8305 contains the following coding sequences:
- the panB gene encoding 3-methyl-2-oxobutanoate hydroxymethyltransferase, producing the protein MVVTIAQLLNWKTQQRSITVLTAWDYAIAQILDETGVDVILVGDSLAMTALGHETTLPLSLDAMLHHAAAVKRGVKRALVVCDLPFLSYQESDQQAIRSAGRVLRETGVQAVKLEGGNSTIAQTVSVLTRIGIPVMGHIGLTPQSVHRLGYRQQGKTPEEAERIYQEALNLTQAGAFALILEHIPNELAAKITDAISIPTIGIGAGNNCDGQVLVTADLLGLTAKQPPFAKVYTNLREVIKEATENYIEDVKGKQFPK; encoded by the coding sequence ATGGTGGTAACGATCGCGCAACTTTTAAATTGGAAAACACAACAACGCTCAATTACTGTTCTCACTGCTTGGGATTATGCCATTGCTCAGATTTTAGATGAAACAGGAGTTGATGTGATTTTAGTCGGTGATTCTCTAGCGATGACGGCGTTGGGACATGAGACTACACTTCCTCTAAGTTTAGACGCAATGCTTCATCATGCGGCGGCGGTGAAACGAGGGGTGAAACGAGCGTTGGTGGTTTGTGATCTTCCTTTTTTAAGTTACCAAGAAAGTGATCAGCAGGCAATTCGTAGCGCGGGAAGAGTTTTAAGGGAAACAGGGGTACAAGCGGTAAAATTAGAGGGAGGAAACAGCACGATCGCACAGACGGTTTCCGTTCTCACTCGTATTGGGATTCCTGTGATGGGACATATTGGTTTAACTCCTCAATCGGTACATCGTTTAGGGTATCGTCAACAGGGAAAAACTCCCGAAGAAGCAGAACGCATTTACCAAGAGGCGCTTAACCTGACACAAGCTGGTGCTTTTGCTCTGATTTTAGAACATATCCCCAATGAACTCGCCGCAAAAATCACTGATGCGATTTCTATTCCTACGATCGGGATTGGTGCTGGTAATAACTGTGATGGACAGGTTTTAGTCACAGCAGACTTACTGGGTTTAACAGCAAAACAGCCGCCGTTTGCGAAAGTCTATACTAATCTTAGAGAAGTCATTAAAGAAGCGACGGAAAACTACATTGAAGACGTTAAAGGAAAACAGTTCCCAAAATGA
- a CDS encoding L-threonylcarbamoyladenylate synthase — translation MTIVSVSELITGAKEGKVVSFPTDTVPALAVRPDNAEAIFRLKQREANKPLILMGASWEQLRFYVDGTTEELQVWEEMTRKYFPGQLTLVLPSSPQVPSTVNPKTPETIGVRVPDCSIALSIFQAVGVLATTSANRSGEPPLTSPESIDRAFPEVLVLNDISSVSSSGSPSTVAKWTGNSWQILRQGKINL, via the coding sequence ATGACCATTGTTTCTGTTTCAGAATTAATAACTGGCGCAAAGGAAGGAAAAGTCGTGAGTTTTCCTACTGATACAGTTCCCGCTTTAGCCGTGCGTCCCGACAATGCCGAGGCAATCTTTCGCTTGAAACAACGAGAAGCAAACAAACCTTTGATTTTAATGGGGGCTTCTTGGGAACAGTTACGGTTTTATGTGGATGGGACAACAGAAGAGTTACAAGTTTGGGAAGAGATGACAAGAAAATACTTTCCAGGACAGTTAACTCTGGTGTTACCCAGTTCTCCACAAGTGCCTTCGACGGTGAATCCGAAAACTCCAGAGACAATTGGAGTGCGTGTTCCTGACTGCTCGATCGCTCTCTCCATTTTTCAAGCAGTGGGAGTGCTTGCGACTACCAGCGCCAACCGTTCAGGAGAACCGCCTTTAACCTCTCCAGAAAGCATCGATCGAGCGTTTCCAGAGGTCTTGGTTTTGAATGATATCTCATCCGTTTCCAGTAGTGGTTCTCCTTCTACAGTGGCAAAATGGACAGGCAACAGTTGGCAAATTCTCCGACAGGGAAAAATCAATCTCTAA
- a CDS encoding DUF3368 domain-containing protein yields the protein MAEFPAINTSPLIFLTKGNYLSLLQVVSPTFIVPDVVARPILETLKQSGMYLSDHVINEALKMINE from the coding sequence GTGGCTGAATTTCCTGCAATTAATACATCCCCCTTGATTTTTTTAACGAAAGGGAATTATCTTTCTTTGCTACAGGTGGTAAGTCCAACATTTATTGTTCCGGACGTGGTAGCGCGTCCGATACTGGAAACTTTAAAGCAGTCTGGGATGTATCTTTCAGATCATGTAATTAACGAAGCGTTAAAAATGATTAATGAGTAA
- a CDS encoding UPF0175 family protein: protein MAEVTINLPEEVLSARRLPPDGFVNELRLAAAIHWYQRNEISQEKAAQIAGLNRRDFLAAVAREGVDVFNVDFEDLKRELKSG from the coding sequence ATGGCTGAAGTAACGATTAATTTGCCCGAAGAAGTGCTATCGGCTCGTCGTCTGCCTCCAGATGGCTTTGTGAATGAGTTGCGCCTAGCCGCAGCGATTCACTGGTATCAGCGAAATGAAATCTCCCAAGAAAAGGCGGCTCAAATTGCTGGCTTAAATCGAAGAGATTTTTTAGCGGCGGTAGCACGAGAAGGAGTGGATGTGTTTAATGTCGATTTTGAAGACTTAAAGCGAGAATTAAAAAGTGGCTGA
- a CDS encoding homoserine dehydrogenase, which translates to MVEALKIGLLGLGTVGTATAGILLSPESRHPLLKEIEIAKVGVKTLDKRRAVEFADGVLTTDLEAIVTDPDLDIVVELIGGLEPARSLILKAISHQKHVVTANKAVISRYGEEIYRAAAEAGVYVLIEAAVGGGIPIIRPLQQSLSVNRIDSILGIINGTTNFILTKMATEGSDFSEVLTEAQELGYAEADPSADVDGYDAADKITILATLAFGEQVSLEQVSCEGIRQVSAVDIQYAERLGFEIKLLAIAQREQSGLQVRVHPTLVPKEHPLANIDGVNNAILVEGDPIGQVMFYGPGAGGGATASAVVSDLMNIAAMLKVSQAVNPLLKIPQHPRRELVPIQELVTRFYARIICIDRPGVIGNLGTCFGKHKVSLESIVQIDFNNGFAEIVVVTHNVKEENFRQALAEIPHLDAIEQIQIPSVLRVLREK; encoded by the coding sequence GTGGTGGAAGCCTTAAAAATCGGTTTGTTAGGATTAGGCACGGTGGGAACAGCGACGGCGGGAATTTTACTCTCTCCAGAATCCCGTCACCCGTTATTAAAAGAGATTGAAATCGCTAAGGTGGGAGTGAAAACCCTAGATAAGCGTCGCGCTGTCGAGTTTGCTGATGGTGTTCTAACAACTGATTTGGAAGCGATTGTTACTGATCCTGATCTTGATATTGTGGTGGAGTTGATTGGTGGGTTAGAACCGGCTCGATCGTTGATTTTAAAGGCAATTTCTCACCAAAAGCACGTGGTAACAGCGAATAAAGCGGTGATTTCTCGTTACGGAGAGGAAATTTATCGAGCTGCAGCCGAAGCTGGAGTGTATGTTTTAATAGAAGCGGCGGTGGGGGGAGGAATTCCCATTATCCGTCCTCTACAACAATCTTTGAGTGTGAATCGGATTGACAGTATTTTAGGGATTATTAATGGCACAACCAATTTTATCCTCACGAAAATGGCAACCGAGGGAAGTGATTTCTCGGAGGTGCTAACGGAAGCGCAGGAGTTGGGTTACGCGGAGGCTGATCCCAGCGCGGATGTTGATGGGTATGATGCGGCGGATAAAATTACGATTCTGGCTACCCTGGCGTTTGGGGAACAGGTGAGTTTAGAACAGGTTTCCTGTGAGGGGATTCGCCAAGTGAGTGCGGTTGATATTCAATACGCAGAGCGATTAGGGTTTGAGATTAAGCTGTTGGCGATCGCGCAACGGGAGCAAAGTGGATTACAGGTGAGAGTTCATCCGACCTTAGTTCCTAAAGAACATCCTCTCGCCAATATTGATGGAGTCAATAATGCGATTTTAGTGGAAGGCGATCCGATCGGACAAGTGATGTTTTATGGACCGGGTGCTGGGGGTGGCGCAACCGCCAGCGCGGTGGTTTCAGATTTAATGAATATTGCTGCCATGTTAAAAGTGAGTCAAGCAGTCAATCCGTTATTAAAAATTCCTCAGCATCCTCGCCGTGAATTAGTGCCAATTCAAGAGTTAGTGACTCGTTTTTATGCCCGTATTATCTGCATCGATCGACCGGGTGTTATTGGCAATTTAGGCACTTGTTTCGGGAAACATAAGGTGAGTTTAGAATCGATCGTGCAAATTGATTTTAATAATGGTTTTGCCGAAATTGTGGTCGTGACGCACAATGTCAAAGAGGAAAATTTCCGTCAAGCCTTGGCAGAAATTCCCCATTTAGACGCGATCGAGCAGATTCAAATCCCCAGTGTTTTAAGGGTTTTAAGAGAAAAATAA
- the secA gene encoding preprotein translocase subunit SecA produces MFLKKLLGDPNERKLKKLQPTVTEVNLYEEDIKSLSDEDLRGKTQEFREKLAQAKNEDEENDLIEEILPEAFAVVREAARRVLGLRHYDVQILGGVVLHSGEIAEMKTGEGKTLVATLPCYLNALTGKGVHVVTVNDYLARRDSEWMGQVHRFLGLSVGLIQQGMSPRERQSNYNCDITYTTNSELGFDYLRDNMATSIEEVVQRPFNYCIIDEVDSVLIDEARTPLIISGQVERPTEKYIRASQIARELKRDREGEIKTEEAMALEEAEAGEEAHYEVDEKAKTVLLTDEGFAKAEELLGVNDLYDPEDPWAHYVFNAIKAKELFTKDVNYIVRNGEVVIVDEFTGRVMPGRRWSDGLHQAIEAKEGVEIQKETQTLASITYQNFFLLYPKLSGMTGTAKTEEAEFEKIYNLQVTIIPTNLPLARRDLSDAVYKNERGKWKSVADECQEMHEKGRPVLVGTTSVEKSELLSGLLDERGLPYNVLNARPENVERESEIIAQAGRKGAITIATNMAGRGTDIILGGNPDYMARLKLREYFMPKIVIPEEEDELAVSVPNGKKRNRPQGFGKDNNQKKKVKTWRASPQIFPTELSKETEEALKKAVDYAVQQYGLQSLPELEAEEKVAIAAEKAPTDDPVIQNLRKVYREIYKEYESYTSSEHDEVVNLGGLHVIGTERHESRRIDNQLRGRAGRQGDPGSTRFFLSLEDNLLRIFGGDRVSGMMNAFRVEEDMPIESGILTRSLENAQRKVETFYYDTRKQIFEYDEVMNNQRRAIYAERRRVLEGKDLKDQVLEYARRTMDDIVNAYVNPDLPPEEWDLESMVAKTKEFVYLLNDLEPSHLEDMTFGEMKTFLHEEIHKAYDIKEAEVEKLQPGLMRQAERFFMLQQIDTLWREHLQAMDSLRESVGLRGYGQRDPLVEYKQEGYEMFLEMMIDIRRNVVYSLFQFQPQVQQPQTV; encoded by the coding sequence ATGTTCCTAAAAAAACTTCTCGGCGATCCCAATGAACGGAAACTTAAAAAGCTACAACCGACGGTTACAGAAGTCAATCTCTATGAGGAAGACATTAAAAGCCTCTCTGACGAAGATTTAAGAGGAAAAACCCAAGAATTTAGAGAAAAACTTGCCCAAGCTAAAAACGAAGACGAAGAAAATGACCTCATTGAGGAAATTTTACCAGAAGCCTTTGCGGTGGTGAGAGAAGCCGCACGCCGCGTTCTCGGTTTGCGCCATTATGATGTACAGATTTTAGGGGGAGTTGTTCTCCACAGTGGGGAAATTGCAGAAATGAAAACAGGGGAAGGAAAAACCCTTGTTGCGACGCTTCCTTGCTATCTCAACGCCCTGACGGGAAAAGGAGTCCACGTTGTCACAGTGAACGATTATCTGGCGCGTAGAGACTCGGAATGGATGGGACAAGTCCACCGTTTTCTCGGTTTGAGTGTCGGTTTAATTCAACAGGGAATGTCCCCCAGAGAAAGACAGAGTAATTACAACTGCGACATTACTTATACCACGAACAGCGAACTCGGGTTTGATTATCTTCGGGATAACATGGCAACCTCGATCGAGGAAGTGGTACAACGTCCCTTTAATTATTGCATCATTGACGAAGTGGATTCGGTACTCATCGACGAAGCGAGAACTCCGTTAATTATTTCTGGTCAAGTGGAACGTCCCACCGAGAAATATATTCGCGCCTCTCAAATTGCTCGTGAGTTGAAACGCGATCGAGAGGGAGAAATCAAAACCGAAGAAGCCATGGCGTTAGAAGAAGCCGAAGCGGGAGAAGAAGCCCATTATGAGGTAGATGAGAAGGCGAAAACGGTTCTCCTCACCGATGAAGGGTTTGCCAAGGCGGAAGAATTGTTAGGCGTTAATGATCTCTATGATCCCGAAGATCCTTGGGCGCATTATGTGTTTAACGCCATTAAAGCGAAAGAATTATTTACCAAAGATGTTAACTACATCGTCCGCAATGGAGAAGTGGTCATTGTTGATGAATTTACAGGGCGTGTGATGCCGGGCCGCCGTTGGAGTGATGGTTTACACCAAGCAATTGAGGCAAAAGAAGGGGTAGAAATTCAGAAAGAAACCCAAACCCTCGCCAGCATTACCTATCAAAACTTCTTCCTACTGTATCCGAAACTGTCAGGGATGACGGGAACCGCCAAAACCGAAGAAGCAGAGTTCGAGAAAATTTATAATCTACAAGTCACAATTATCCCGACCAATTTACCTCTCGCCCGTCGTGACTTATCCGATGCGGTTTATAAGAACGAACGAGGAAAATGGAAGTCAGTCGCCGATGAATGTCAGGAAATGCACGAAAAAGGTCGTCCTGTTTTGGTGGGGACAACCAGCGTGGAAAAATCGGAACTGTTGTCAGGATTATTGGATGAACGAGGACTTCCCTACAATGTTCTGAATGCCCGTCCTGAAAATGTGGAACGGGAGTCGGAAATTATCGCCCAAGCGGGACGGAAAGGGGCGATTACCATTGCCACAAACATGGCAGGACGAGGAACAGATATTATTTTAGGGGGAAACCCTGACTATATGGCGCGGTTGAAACTGCGAGAGTATTTCATGCCGAAAATTGTTATCCCAGAAGAAGAGGATGAACTAGCGGTTAGTGTTCCCAATGGGAAAAAACGTAATCGTCCCCAAGGTTTCGGTAAGGATAATAATCAGAAGAAAAAGGTTAAAACTTGGCGTGCTTCTCCCCAGATTTTCCCCACAGAACTCTCGAAAGAAACAGAAGAAGCGTTGAAAAAGGCGGTTGATTATGCGGTTCAACAGTATGGGCTGCAAAGTTTGCCCGAATTAGAAGCCGAAGAAAAAGTGGCGATCGCGGCGGAAAAAGCGCCAACGGATGATCCAGTGATTCAAAATCTACGGAAGGTTTATCGGGAGATTTACAAGGAATATGAGTCTTACACCAGCAGCGAACATGATGAGGTAGTAAACTTGGGCGGTTTGCACGTCATTGGAACCGAACGTCACGAATCCCGTCGCATTGATAACCAGTTACGAGGACGTGCCGGACGACAAGGGGACCCCGGTTCCACTCGCTTTTTCCTCAGTTTGGAAGACAATTTACTGCGGATTTTTGGCGGCGATCGGGTTTCGGGGATGATGAATGCGTTTCGAGTCGAGGAAGATATGCCGATCGAATCGGGAATCCTCACCCGTTCCTTAGAAAATGCCCAGCGTAAGGTAGAAACCTTCTATTACGACACCCGTAAACAAATTTTTGAATATGACGAGGTGATGAACAATCAACGTCGTGCCATTTACGCAGAACGGCGACGAGTTTTAGAAGGAAAAGACCTCAAAGATCAGGTGTTAGAATACGCACGGCGGACAATGGATGATATTGTCAACGCTTACGTTAATCCCGATTTACCGCCAGAGGAATGGGATTTAGAATCGATGGTGGCGAAAACGAAAGAGTTTGTTTATCTCTTGAATGATTTAGAACCGTCTCACCTAGAAGATATGACCTTCGGGGAAATGAAGACCTTTCTCCATGAGGAAATTCATAAGGCGTATGATATCAAGGAAGCGGAAGTGGAAAAACTGCAACCTGGTTTAATGCGTCAAGCTGAACGATTCTTTATGTTGCAACAAATTGATACCTTGTGGCGAGAACATTTACAAGCCATGGATTCCTTACGAGAATCGGTTGGATTACGAGGTTATGGACAGCGTGATCCGTTAGTGGAATATAAACAGGAAGGATACGAGATGTTTTTAGAGATGATGATCGATATTCGTCGCAATGTCGTTTATTCTCTCTTCCAATTCCAGCCCCAAGTACAACAACCACAAACGGTTTAG
- a CDS encoding putative bifunctional diguanylate cyclase/phosphodiesterase — MKKILIMDDDFSVRESLQELLRGEGFQILWAIDGATGIKTAQNSEPDLILCDLLKSDLDGYQVLSRIRESLATQTIPFIFLSTESELLNFRKAMTLGADDYLTKPFRREDLLAAIKSQFQKKAAFEQKYQTQNFEAINYDQLTGLPNRLLIRQQFENLQNADFLAILCVSLDRFQELKDYFGYEVGESLLKQAVTRFKSVISSQDTLAYLSTNEFLIILTEASNTEETITVTEKVLSVFQPSFSVEEQEFSTTLSIGISFYPEHSREIDLLLKQSHKGKKSAEKKGGNCYHIYQPSLNKCHSDYTITLETDLRYALEKQELVLYYQPRVSLVSGEIVGMEALLRWFHPQLGTISPKQFIPIAEETGLIIPISDWVSEMACQQGKTWQNWLKRPLKMAINFSAQGFQLSDFCERIEAICQRTQFPFSCLELELTESTLVKDFLQAREKLQQLQTLGIDVAIDDFGTGYSSLNYLQQFSFQILKLDRTFVRNSGRDTTNRAIVSSLIQLAHNLQLSVVAEGVERQCELNFLREQNCEEIQGYLFSPPLSAREMEDLLREKRRLPS, encoded by the coding sequence ATGAAGAAAATATTAATTATGGATGATGATTTTTCCGTTCGAGAAAGTTTACAGGAATTGTTGAGGGGGGAAGGTTTTCAGATTTTATGGGCGATCGATGGCGCGACAGGGATTAAAACCGCTCAAAATAGTGAACCCGATTTGATTCTCTGTGATTTATTAAAGTCTGACTTGGATGGTTATCAGGTGCTTTCAAGGATTCGTGAAAGTTTAGCGACACAAACCATTCCTTTTATTTTTCTCAGCACGGAATCAGAATTATTAAATTTTCGGAAAGCCATGACGTTAGGTGCTGATGATTATCTAACTAAACCTTTTCGTCGTGAGGATTTATTAGCAGCGATTAAAAGTCAATTCCAAAAAAAGGCAGCTTTTGAACAAAAGTATCAAACTCAGAATTTTGAAGCAATTAATTATGATCAATTAACAGGTTTACCGAACCGCTTACTAATTCGACAACAGTTTGAGAATTTGCAAAATGCTGATTTTTTAGCGATTTTATGTGTGAGTCTCGATCGATTTCAGGAGTTAAAAGATTATTTTGGTTATGAGGTGGGAGAAAGTTTATTAAAACAAGCGGTTACTCGCTTTAAAAGCGTCATTTCAAGTCAAGATACACTAGCTTACTTAAGTACCAACGAGTTTTTAATTATTCTCACTGAAGCCTCGAATACTGAGGAAACAATCACCGTTACTGAAAAAGTTTTAAGCGTTTTTCAGCCGTCTTTTTCAGTGGAAGAACAGGAATTTTCGACGACTCTAAGCATTGGAATTAGTTTTTATCCTGAACATAGTCGAGAAATTGATCTCCTCTTAAAACAATCCCATAAAGGGAAAAAGTCTGCGGAAAAAAAAGGAGGAAACTGTTATCACATTTATCAACCGAGCTTAAATAAATGCCATAGTGATTACACCATTACCCTAGAAACTGATTTACGTTATGCTCTCGAAAAACAAGAACTGGTTTTATATTACCAACCAAGAGTTAGTTTAGTTTCTGGGGAAATCGTAGGAATGGAGGCGCTTTTGCGTTGGTTTCATCCCCAACTCGGAACAATTTCCCCTAAGCAATTTATTCCAATTGCCGAAGAAACTGGGTTAATTATTCCGATTAGTGATTGGGTTTCTGAGATGGCTTGTCAGCAAGGAAAAACTTGGCAGAATTGGCTAAAAAGACCCTTAAAAATGGCAATTAATTTTTCCGCACAAGGGTTTCAACTTTCTGATTTTTGCGAACGCATTGAAGCAATTTGTCAGCGTACCCAATTTCCTTTTAGTTGTTTAGAGTTAGAGTTAACTGAAAGCACATTAGTTAAAGATTTTTTGCAAGCAAGAGAAAAACTTCAACAATTACAAACGTTGGGAATTGACGTGGCGATCGATGATTTTGGAACAGGATATTCCTCCTTAAATTATCTCCAACAATTTTCTTTTCAAATTCTCAAACTCGATCGAACTTTTGTTCGCAATTCAGGAAGAGACACCACTAACCGCGCCATAGTCAGTTCCCTGATTCAACTCGCCCACAATCTCCAGTTAAGCGTTGTTGCTGAAGGAGTAGAACGTCAATGCGAATTAAATTTTCTCCGAGAACAAAACTGCGAAGAAATACAAGGATATCTTTTCAGCCCTCCCCTTTCAGCGCGAGAAATGGAGGATTTACTCCGAGAAAAGCGTCGTTTACCAAGTTAA
- a CDS encoding cation diffusion facilitator family transporter, with protein sequence MNATDNRPQVRRVLLLTLILNLLVMGLKFIVGFLTGSLSIQADALHSFTDSANNVLGLVSNQFASPQPDREHPYGHQKFEALGALGIAVFLGITCLEIIQRTIERLFQGTNAINLTHWELWILILVLGINIFVAFYERHIGRKLNSSILIADSYHTMGDIWITLVVIIGLLGMWLGESWEIPQLQWLDVILALPVAILVLKSGWEVVRENLPWLVDEIAIPPEVINRIALQIPGVINCHDIASRGVVGQQVFIELHMIVATDDVEIAHDITEAVEQKLEEYFSPVRVLIHIEPPDYQSPKISFSDDSEEAN encoded by the coding sequence ATGAATGCCACTGATAACCGTCCTCAAGTCCGCCGTGTTCTTTTGCTCACCCTGATTTTAAATCTGCTAGTGATGGGATTAAAGTTCATTGTGGGCTTTTTAACGGGTTCGTTAAGTATCCAAGCTGATGCACTCCATAGTTTTACCGATAGTGCTAATAATGTTTTAGGTTTAGTGAGTAATCAGTTTGCGTCTCCGCAACCCGATCGAGAACACCCTTACGGACATCAAAAATTTGAAGCATTAGGGGCGTTAGGAATTGCCGTTTTTTTAGGAATTACCTGCTTAGAAATTATCCAACGCACGATCGAGCGTTTATTTCAAGGAACAAACGCCATTAACTTAACTCACTGGGAATTATGGATATTAATTTTAGTTTTAGGAATCAACATTTTTGTTGCTTTTTATGAACGTCACATTGGCAGAAAACTAAATAGTTCAATTTTAATCGCTGACTCTTACCACACGATGGGAGACATTTGGATTACTCTCGTCGTGATTATAGGATTATTAGGAATGTGGCTTGGCGAATCTTGGGAGATTCCCCAACTACAATGGCTCGATGTTATTTTAGCTCTTCCTGTAGCGATTTTAGTCTTAAAAAGTGGTTGGGAAGTGGTGCGAGAAAATTTACCTTGGTTAGTAGATGAAATTGCGATCCCCCCAGAAGTAATTAATCGCATTGCATTACAGATTCCTGGTGTCATTAATTGCCATGATATAGCCTCACGGGGAGTTGTGGGACAACAAGTTTTTATTGAATTACACATGATAGTTGCAACTGATGATGTAGAAATTGCCCATGATATAACAGAAGCAGTGGAACAAAAATTAGAGGAATACTTCAGCCCAGTTAGGGTTTTAATTCATATTGAACCGCCAGACTATCAATCGCCTAAAATTAGCTTTTCTGATGATTCTGAAGAAGCTAATTAA
- a CDS encoding bacteriohemerythrin, which produces MQIAHWSEDYETGFPVIDQQHQQMFALVNQLQEAMLKSADPTLLKQLLNALLKDTIAHFTLEEDLMLEHGYPSFQPVY; this is translated from the coding sequence ATGCAAATTGCCCATTGGTCTGAAGATTACGAAACTGGCTTTCCTGTCATTGATCAACAACATCAACAGATGTTTGCTTTAGTCAACCAGTTACAAGAAGCGATGCTCAAATCGGCAGACCCGACATTGCTTAAACAACTACTCAACGCTTTACTTAAAGATACCATTGCTCACTTCACTTTAGAAGAAGACCTCATGTTGGAACATGGTTATCCTTCTTTCCAGCCTGTTTATTAA
- a CDS encoding HAD-IA family hydrolase has product MSAFIFDVDGTLAETERYGHRVAFNRAFADAGLNWYWSESLYGKLLSISGGKERLHHFLTHYVSNSESIANQEQLVKQLHAAKRHHYHYILHNGEIGLRPGVKRFLKEAYQTGMRLAIATTSSLESVNLLLATNLGEAYQSYFEIIAAGDIVPQKKPAPDIYQYVLDKMALSPQAALAFEDSQQGLKAATMAKIKTVITVNHYTLDQDFSDAVLVLDHLGEPDDRAFTIYNAAFSVHQSYFDLNLAKQLLQH; this is encoded by the coding sequence ATGAGTGCTTTTATTTTTGATGTGGATGGAACGTTAGCGGAAACTGAACGTTATGGTCATCGAGTCGCTTTTAACCGTGCTTTTGCTGATGCGGGTTTAAACTGGTATTGGTCAGAATCTTTGTATGGAAAACTGTTATCTATTAGTGGCGGAAAAGAGCGACTTCATCATTTCTTGACTCATTATGTTTCTAACTCGGAATCGATCGCCAATCAGGAACAGTTAGTGAAACAATTACACGCCGCTAAAAGACACCATTACCATTACATTTTACACAATGGGGAAATCGGTTTACGTCCGGGGGTGAAACGATTTTTAAAGGAAGCGTATCAAACTGGAATGCGTCTGGCGATCGCAACCACCAGTTCTTTAGAAAGTGTTAACTTACTCTTAGCAACTAATCTCGGTGAAGCGTATCAAAGTTATTTTGAAATCATCGCTGCTGGTGATATTGTTCCTCAGAAAAAACCCGCTCCTGATATTTATCAATATGTTTTGGATAAAATGGCGTTATCTCCTCAAGCTGCTTTAGCTTTTGAAGACTCTCAACAAGGCTTAAAAGCAGCGACTATGGCTAAAATTAAAACCGTGATTACCGTTAATCATTATACTCTTGATCAGGACTTTTCTGATGCTGTCTTAGTTTTAGATCATTTAGGAGAACCCGACGATCGAGCTTTCACCATCTATAACGCTGCTTTTTCGGTTCATCAAAGCTACTTTGATTTAAATTTAGCAAAGCAATTATTGCAACATTAA
- a CDS encoding alpha/beta fold hydrolase, whose protein sequence is MKIETKTIESKGQQWFYRYGQLRNENQETPVVLLHGLLAHSYCWRGLLEDITDAGFTVYAPDWLGEGYSGKPSPREFSYQPDAFISALETLFQDLNLSRFHLVVQGFIGSIGLQYAFRHPEQIERLVILNTPLSSAARLPWLMRQWSFPLMGEMLTQDPLLVDRTLEKGSGYVISEENLGVYRQPFLKNSQAGRSLVATIKNLNLPKAMQEIEAGWKNWEQPTQILWGMDDPWLSATVPEAIAKEKKNIRFVKLEEAKHYPQEHWSEEISPIMLTFLRQQIV, encoded by the coding sequence ATGAAAATTGAAACAAAAACGATCGAAAGTAAAGGACAACAATGGTTTTACCGCTATGGTCAACTGCGAAACGAGAATCAAGAAACACCAGTAGTATTATTACATGGATTGCTTGCTCATAGTTACTGTTGGCGTGGACTCCTAGAAGATATTACGGATGCGGGATTTACGGTTTATGCGCCAGACTGGTTGGGAGAAGGCTATTCGGGGAAACCGTCACCGCGAGAGTTTTCTTATCAGCCAGATGCTTTTATTAGTGCTTTAGAAACGCTGTTTCAAGATTTAAATCTTTCTCGTTTTCACTTAGTGGTTCAAGGGTTTATTGGTTCTATTGGATTACAATATGCGTTTCGTCACCCTGAACAAATTGAACGCTTAGTAATTCTTAATACTCCGTTGTCTTCTGCGGCGCGTTTACCCTGGCTGATGCGTCAATGGAGTTTTCCCTTGATGGGAGAAATGTTGACCCAAGACCCCTTACTGGTCGATCGAACCCTCGAAAAAGGAAGTGGATATGTAATCTCTGAAGAAAACTTAGGGGTTTATCGACAGCCATTTCTAAAAAATTCTCAAGCTGGACGCTCTCTTGTTGCGACCATCAAAAACTTGAATCTCCCGAAAGCGATGCAAGAAATTGAAGCAGGTTGGAAAAATTGGGAGCAACCGACACAAATCTTATGGGGAATGGATGATCCTTGGTTATCCGCAACTGTTCCCGAAGCAATTGCGAAAGAGAAGAAAAACATCCGTTTCGTCAAGCTAGAAGAGGCGAAACATTACCCTCAAGAACATTGGTCTGAGGAAATCAGTCCGATTATGCTGACGTTCCTTCGCCAACAAATTGTTTAG